A window of the Balaenoptera acutorostrata chromosome 13, mBalAcu1.1, whole genome shotgun sequence genome harbors these coding sequences:
- the CCDC157 gene encoding coiled-coil domain-containing protein 157 isoform X4, protein MSRPDTVAEAATPETGATRMAHLLGSQACMDSLRRDLTDLQGAIVDVFSRAGPVRFPSWKFPDRMACDLDMVALLEHYDHVPGDPEFTQLSHAVLLELVIDRLLLLLQSCASYLENLDLEQTVPPARAARPCMSVGLTVRRFWNSLLRLGMLIRQVAPQKRANQGETPTSKPTAKGEPARSPEFVTAKLIKPTSPMPGLPQTCQELDRLCVRISLPCPARMAENTRSVHSQTVETALVPCDACTSMQGSLREVGKMVISLCQSQNLSSSLGQFQHLVQGSMGLRPLPATTVGHWAAEQSKDLTRLSKHMGALTQLVGPLRAQLEEAKGQKDRLRKQVGELEQALQREQEAQRQQADEAEQRLAQWERDRQQLLAETSDLKTKVSTLEGELKQQRESTRAVETKAQELQEEAEHRAEAERQVQQLEEQVQLLAGRLDGASQQIRWASTELDKEKARVDSMVRHQESLQAKQRALLQQLDTLDQEREELRGSLDEAEAQRVHVEEQLQHVQSEREQGQCQLRAQQELLQSLQREKQGLEQATADLQLTISELERELVELRERERLLVAFPDLHRPVEAQIQSSGNVTDDMEKQVQANDIRIRVLQEENGRLRSMLSKIREVAQQGGLKLIPQDQLWTPPSKGIHGAAPPAQAQRASPGPLGRRHSPCSRTASAGRTLPGQPQASPPQQPCGRPSKSSLEDVTHSTNCAQNPIRALARLRRRLSPSRGQAGPAYQPQERPT, encoded by the exons ATGAGCCGACCAGACACAGTGGCTGAGGCTGCGACGCCGGAGACTG GAGCCACGAGGATGGCACACCTGCTGGGCAGCCAGGCCTGCATGGACAGCCTGCGCAGGGACCTTACTGACCTGCAGGGTGCCATCGTGGACGTGTTCTCGCGTGCCGGGCCCGTGCGCTTCCCCTCCTGGAAGTTCCCTGACCGCATGGCCTGTGACCTGGACATGGTGGCCCTGCTAGAGCACTACGACCACGTGCCGGGTGACCCCGAGTTCACGCAGCTGTCCCACGCTGTGCTGCTGGAGCTGGTCATTGACAG GCTCCTGCTGCTGCTTCAGAGCTGCGCGAGCTACTTGGAGAACCTTGACTTGGAGCAGACGGTGCCCCCCGCCAGGGCTGCCAGGCCCTGCATGTCTGTGGGGCTCACAGTGCGGCGCTTCTGGAACAGCCTGCTGAGGCTGGGCATGCTCATTCGGCAGGTGGCCCCCCAG AAAAGGGCAAACCAAGGGGAGACCCCCACCTCCAAGCCCACAGCCAAGGGCGAGCCAGCCAGGAGCCCTGAATTTGTGACTGCCAAGCTCATCAAGCCCACCTCCCCAATGCCAGGCTTGCCCCAGACCTGCCAAGAGCTGGACAGACTCTGTGTCCGCATCTCCCTGCCGTGTCCAGCCAGGATGGCCGAAAACACTAGGAGTGTCCACTCCCAGACTGTGGAGACAGCCCTGGTGCCCTGTGATGCGTGCACCAGCATGCAGGGCAGCCTGCGGGAGGTGGGCAAGATGGTCATCAGCCTGTGTCAGAGCCAGAACTTGTCCTCGTCCTTAGGCCAGTTCCAGCATCTGGTGCAGGGCAGCATGGGGCTCAGGCCGCTGCCGGCCACCACCGTGGGCCACTGGGCGGCCGAGCAGAGCAAAGACCTGACACGCCTCAGCAAACACATGGGGGCCCTCACTCAGCTTGTGGGGCCCCTCAGGGCCCAGCTGGAGGAGGCTAAGGGGCAGAAGGACAGACTGAGGAAGCAAGTAGGCGAGCTGGAGCAGGCCCTTCAGCGGGAGCAGGAGGCACAGCGGCAGCAGGCGGATGAGGCCGAGCAGCGCCTGGCCCAGTGGGAGCGCGACAGGCAGCAGCTGCTCGCAG AAACAAGTGACCTCAAGACAAAGGTGTCCACCCTGGAGGGGGAGCTGAAGCAGCAGCGGGAGTCCACGCGGGCCGTGG AGACGAAGGCCCAGGAGCTGCAAGAGGAGGCTGAGCACAGGGCGGAGGCTGAGAGGCAGGTGCAGCAGCTGGAAGAGCAGGTGCAGCTGCTGGCAGGGCGGCTGGACGGAGCCAGCCAGCAGATCCGCTGGGCCAGCACAGAGCTGGACAAGGAGAAGGCCCGTGTCGACAGCATGGTCCGCCAccaggag TCCCTGCAGGCCAAACAGCGAGCCCTGCTACAGCAGCTGGACACCCTGGACCAGGAGCGTGAGGAGCTGAGGGGCAGTTTGGACGAGGCCGAGGCCCAGCGGGTCCACGTGGAGGAGCAGCTGCAGCACGTGCAGAGCGAGAGGGAGCAGGGGCAGTGCCAGCTGCGGGCCCAGCAG gagCTGCTGCAGAGCCTGCAGCGAGAGAAGCAAGGCCTGGAGCAGGCAACAGCGGATCTGCAGCTGACCATCTCGGAGCTAGAACGCGAGCTCGTGGAGTTGAGGGAGCGGGAGAGGCTGCTGGTGGCCTTTCCGGACCTGCACAGGCCTGTGGAAGCCCAGATCCAAA GCTCTGGCAACGTCACGGACGACATGGAGAAGCAGGTGCAGGCCAACGACATCCGTATCCGGGTCCTACAGGAGGAGAACGGGCGGCTGCGATCCATGCTGTCTAAGATCCGGGAGGTGGCCCAGCAGGGGGGCCTCAAG CTGATCCCACAGGACCAGCTCTGGACCCCTCCCAGCAAGGGAATCCACGGAGCAgcgcccccagcccaggcccagaGAGCATCTCCAGG GCCCCTGGGCAGGCGGCACTCACCTTGCAGCAGGACGGCCAGTGCGGGCAGGACCCTGCCGGGCCAGCCCCAGGCCTCCCCGCCTCAGCAGCCCTGCGGTCGACCCAGCAAGTCCTCCCTGGAGGATGTGACCCACTCGACCAACTGTGCCCAGAACCCCATCCGGGCCTTGGCCAGGCTGAGAAGGAGACTGTCACCAAGCCGGGGCCAGGCCGGCCCTGCATACCAGCCCCAGGAGCGGCCCACGTAG
- the CCDC157 gene encoding coiled-coil domain-containing protein 157 isoform X3 has product MSRPDTVAEAATPETGATRMAHLLGSQACMDSLRRDLTDLQGAIVDVFSRAGPVRFPSWKFPDRMACDLDMVALLEHYDHVPGDPEFTQLSHAVLLELVIDRLLLLLQSCASYLENLDLEQTVPPARAARPCMSVGLTVRRFWNSLLRLGMLIRQVAPQKRANQGETPTSKPTAKGEPARSPEFVTAKLIKPTSPMPGLPQTCQELDRLCVRISLPCPARMAENTRSVHSQTVETALVPCDACTSMQGSLREVGKMVISLCQSQNLSSSLGQFQHLVQGSMGLRPLPATTVGHWAAEQSKDLTRLSKHMGALTQLVGPLRAQLEEAKGQKDRLRKQVGELEQALQREQEAQRQQADEAEQRLAQWERDRQQLLAETSDLKTKVSTLEGELKQQRESTRAVETKAQELQEEAEHRAEAERQVQQLEEQVQLLAGRLDGASQQIRWASTELDKEKARVDSMVRHQESLQAKQRALLQQLDTLDQEREELRGSLDEAEAQRVHVEEQLQHVQSEREQGQCQLRAQQVRAGRVRGQGRHFPFSAGTSSQLSTCGPAPCLGSDGDGVSPGGWELVLSSEPPLPQELLQSLQREKQGLEQATADLQLTISELERELVELRERERLLVAFPDLHRPVEAQIQSSGNVTDDMEKQVQANDIRIRVLQEENGRLRSMLSKIREVAQQGGLKLIPQDQLWTPPSKGIHGAAPPAQAQRASPGGHGFEPWSGKIPHAAEQLSPCTTTTEPVL; this is encoded by the exons ATGAGCCGACCAGACACAGTGGCTGAGGCTGCGACGCCGGAGACTG GAGCCACGAGGATGGCACACCTGCTGGGCAGCCAGGCCTGCATGGACAGCCTGCGCAGGGACCTTACTGACCTGCAGGGTGCCATCGTGGACGTGTTCTCGCGTGCCGGGCCCGTGCGCTTCCCCTCCTGGAAGTTCCCTGACCGCATGGCCTGTGACCTGGACATGGTGGCCCTGCTAGAGCACTACGACCACGTGCCGGGTGACCCCGAGTTCACGCAGCTGTCCCACGCTGTGCTGCTGGAGCTGGTCATTGACAG GCTCCTGCTGCTGCTTCAGAGCTGCGCGAGCTACTTGGAGAACCTTGACTTGGAGCAGACGGTGCCCCCCGCCAGGGCTGCCAGGCCCTGCATGTCTGTGGGGCTCACAGTGCGGCGCTTCTGGAACAGCCTGCTGAGGCTGGGCATGCTCATTCGGCAGGTGGCCCCCCAG AAAAGGGCAAACCAAGGGGAGACCCCCACCTCCAAGCCCACAGCCAAGGGCGAGCCAGCCAGGAGCCCTGAATTTGTGACTGCCAAGCTCATCAAGCCCACCTCCCCAATGCCAGGCTTGCCCCAGACCTGCCAAGAGCTGGACAGACTCTGTGTCCGCATCTCCCTGCCGTGTCCAGCCAGGATGGCCGAAAACACTAGGAGTGTCCACTCCCAGACTGTGGAGACAGCCCTGGTGCCCTGTGATGCGTGCACCAGCATGCAGGGCAGCCTGCGGGAGGTGGGCAAGATGGTCATCAGCCTGTGTCAGAGCCAGAACTTGTCCTCGTCCTTAGGCCAGTTCCAGCATCTGGTGCAGGGCAGCATGGGGCTCAGGCCGCTGCCGGCCACCACCGTGGGCCACTGGGCGGCCGAGCAGAGCAAAGACCTGACACGCCTCAGCAAACACATGGGGGCCCTCACTCAGCTTGTGGGGCCCCTCAGGGCCCAGCTGGAGGAGGCTAAGGGGCAGAAGGACAGACTGAGGAAGCAAGTAGGCGAGCTGGAGCAGGCCCTTCAGCGGGAGCAGGAGGCACAGCGGCAGCAGGCGGATGAGGCCGAGCAGCGCCTGGCCCAGTGGGAGCGCGACAGGCAGCAGCTGCTCGCAG AAACAAGTGACCTCAAGACAAAGGTGTCCACCCTGGAGGGGGAGCTGAAGCAGCAGCGGGAGTCCACGCGGGCCGTGG AGACGAAGGCCCAGGAGCTGCAAGAGGAGGCTGAGCACAGGGCGGAGGCTGAGAGGCAGGTGCAGCAGCTGGAAGAGCAGGTGCAGCTGCTGGCAGGGCGGCTGGACGGAGCCAGCCAGCAGATCCGCTGGGCCAGCACAGAGCTGGACAAGGAGAAGGCCCGTGTCGACAGCATGGTCCGCCAccaggag TCCCTGCAGGCCAAACAGCGAGCCCTGCTACAGCAGCTGGACACCCTGGACCAGGAGCGTGAGGAGCTGAGGGGCAGTTTGGACGAGGCCGAGGCCCAGCGGGTCCACGTGGAGGAGCAGCTGCAGCACGTGCAGAGCGAGAGGGAGCAGGGGCAGTGCCAGCTGCGGGCCCAGCAGGTGCGAGCGGGCAGGGTGAGGGGGCAGGGGCGGCACTTCCCTTTCTCTGCAGGAACCTCCAGCCAGCTAAGCACCTGCGGGCCTGCCCCGTGCCTGGGGAGTGATGGTGATGGGGTGTCcccagggggctgggagctggtccTCAGCTCTgagcctcccctgccccaggagCTGCTGCAGAGCCTGCAGCGAGAGAAGCAAGGCCTGGAGCAGGCAACAGCGGATCTGCAGCTGACCATCTCGGAGCTAGAACGCGAGCTCGTGGAGTTGAGGGAGCGGGAGAGGCTGCTGGTGGCCTTTCCGGACCTGCACAGGCCTGTGGAAGCCCAGATCCAAA GCTCTGGCAACGTCACGGACGACATGGAGAAGCAGGTGCAGGCCAACGACATCCGTATCCGGGTCCTACAGGAGGAGAACGGGCGGCTGCGATCCATGCTGTCTAAGATCCGGGAGGTGGCCCAGCAGGGGGGCCTCAAG CTGATCCCACAGGACCAGCTCTGGACCCCTCCCAGCAAGGGAATCCACGGAGCAgcgcccccagcccaggcccagaGAGCATCTCCAGG gggacatgggttcgagccctggtccgggaagatcccacatgccgcggagcaactaagcccgtgcaccacaactactgagcctgtgctctag
- the CCDC157 gene encoding coiled-coil domain-containing protein 157 isoform X1, producing the protein MSRPDTVAEAATPETGATRMAHLLGSQACMDSLRRDLTDLQGAIVDVFSRAGPVRFPSWKFPDRMACDLDMVALLEHYDHVPGDPEFTQLSHAVLLELVIDRLLLLLQSCASYLENLDLEQTVPPARAARPCMSVGLTVRRFWNSLLRLGMLIRQVAPQKRANQGETPTSKPTAKGEPARSPEFVTAKLIKPTSPMPGLPQTCQELDRLCVRISLPCPARMAENTRSVHSQTVETALVPCDACTSMQGSLREVGKMVISLCQSQNLSSSLGQFQHLVQGSMGLRPLPATTVGHWAAEQSKDLTRLSKHMGALTQLVGPLRAQLEEAKGQKDRLRKQVGELEQALQREQEAQRQQADEAEQRLAQWERDRQQLLAETSDLKTKVSTLEGELKQQRESTRAVETKAQELQEEAEHRAEAERQVQQLEEQVQLLAGRLDGASQQIRWASTELDKEKARVDSMVRHQESLQAKQRALLQQLDTLDQEREELRGSLDEAEAQRVHVEEQLQHVQSEREQGQCQLRAQQVRAGRVRGQGRHFPFSAGTSSQLSTCGPAPCLGSDGDGVSPGGWELVLSSEPPLPQELLQSLQREKQGLEQATADLQLTISELERELVELRERERLLVAFPDLHRPVEAQIQSSGNVTDDMEKQVQANDIRIRVLQEENGRLRSMLSKIREVAQQGGLKLIPQDQLWTPPSKGIHGAAPPAQAQRASPGPLGRRHSPCSRTASAGRTLPGQPQASPPQQPCGRPSKSSLEDVTHSTNCAQNPIRALARLRRRLSPSRGQAGPAYQPQERPT; encoded by the exons ATGAGCCGACCAGACACAGTGGCTGAGGCTGCGACGCCGGAGACTG GAGCCACGAGGATGGCACACCTGCTGGGCAGCCAGGCCTGCATGGACAGCCTGCGCAGGGACCTTACTGACCTGCAGGGTGCCATCGTGGACGTGTTCTCGCGTGCCGGGCCCGTGCGCTTCCCCTCCTGGAAGTTCCCTGACCGCATGGCCTGTGACCTGGACATGGTGGCCCTGCTAGAGCACTACGACCACGTGCCGGGTGACCCCGAGTTCACGCAGCTGTCCCACGCTGTGCTGCTGGAGCTGGTCATTGACAG GCTCCTGCTGCTGCTTCAGAGCTGCGCGAGCTACTTGGAGAACCTTGACTTGGAGCAGACGGTGCCCCCCGCCAGGGCTGCCAGGCCCTGCATGTCTGTGGGGCTCACAGTGCGGCGCTTCTGGAACAGCCTGCTGAGGCTGGGCATGCTCATTCGGCAGGTGGCCCCCCAG AAAAGGGCAAACCAAGGGGAGACCCCCACCTCCAAGCCCACAGCCAAGGGCGAGCCAGCCAGGAGCCCTGAATTTGTGACTGCCAAGCTCATCAAGCCCACCTCCCCAATGCCAGGCTTGCCCCAGACCTGCCAAGAGCTGGACAGACTCTGTGTCCGCATCTCCCTGCCGTGTCCAGCCAGGATGGCCGAAAACACTAGGAGTGTCCACTCCCAGACTGTGGAGACAGCCCTGGTGCCCTGTGATGCGTGCACCAGCATGCAGGGCAGCCTGCGGGAGGTGGGCAAGATGGTCATCAGCCTGTGTCAGAGCCAGAACTTGTCCTCGTCCTTAGGCCAGTTCCAGCATCTGGTGCAGGGCAGCATGGGGCTCAGGCCGCTGCCGGCCACCACCGTGGGCCACTGGGCGGCCGAGCAGAGCAAAGACCTGACACGCCTCAGCAAACACATGGGGGCCCTCACTCAGCTTGTGGGGCCCCTCAGGGCCCAGCTGGAGGAGGCTAAGGGGCAGAAGGACAGACTGAGGAAGCAAGTAGGCGAGCTGGAGCAGGCCCTTCAGCGGGAGCAGGAGGCACAGCGGCAGCAGGCGGATGAGGCCGAGCAGCGCCTGGCCCAGTGGGAGCGCGACAGGCAGCAGCTGCTCGCAG AAACAAGTGACCTCAAGACAAAGGTGTCCACCCTGGAGGGGGAGCTGAAGCAGCAGCGGGAGTCCACGCGGGCCGTGG AGACGAAGGCCCAGGAGCTGCAAGAGGAGGCTGAGCACAGGGCGGAGGCTGAGAGGCAGGTGCAGCAGCTGGAAGAGCAGGTGCAGCTGCTGGCAGGGCGGCTGGACGGAGCCAGCCAGCAGATCCGCTGGGCCAGCACAGAGCTGGACAAGGAGAAGGCCCGTGTCGACAGCATGGTCCGCCAccaggag TCCCTGCAGGCCAAACAGCGAGCCCTGCTACAGCAGCTGGACACCCTGGACCAGGAGCGTGAGGAGCTGAGGGGCAGTTTGGACGAGGCCGAGGCCCAGCGGGTCCACGTGGAGGAGCAGCTGCAGCACGTGCAGAGCGAGAGGGAGCAGGGGCAGTGCCAGCTGCGGGCCCAGCAGGTGCGAGCGGGCAGGGTGAGGGGGCAGGGGCGGCACTTCCCTTTCTCTGCAGGAACCTCCAGCCAGCTAAGCACCTGCGGGCCTGCCCCGTGCCTGGGGAGTGATGGTGATGGGGTGTCcccagggggctgggagctggtccTCAGCTCTgagcctcccctgccccaggagCTGCTGCAGAGCCTGCAGCGAGAGAAGCAAGGCCTGGAGCAGGCAACAGCGGATCTGCAGCTGACCATCTCGGAGCTAGAACGCGAGCTCGTGGAGTTGAGGGAGCGGGAGAGGCTGCTGGTGGCCTTTCCGGACCTGCACAGGCCTGTGGAAGCCCAGATCCAAA GCTCTGGCAACGTCACGGACGACATGGAGAAGCAGGTGCAGGCCAACGACATCCGTATCCGGGTCCTACAGGAGGAGAACGGGCGGCTGCGATCCATGCTGTCTAAGATCCGGGAGGTGGCCCAGCAGGGGGGCCTCAAG CTGATCCCACAGGACCAGCTCTGGACCCCTCCCAGCAAGGGAATCCACGGAGCAgcgcccccagcccaggcccagaGAGCATCTCCAGG GCCCCTGGGCAGGCGGCACTCACCTTGCAGCAGGACGGCCAGTGCGGGCAGGACCCTGCCGGGCCAGCCCCAGGCCTCCCCGCCTCAGCAGCCCTGCGGTCGACCCAGCAAGTCCTCCCTGGAGGATGTGACCCACTCGACCAACTGTGCCCAGAACCCCATCCGGGCCTTGGCCAGGCTGAGAAGGAGACTGTCACCAAGCCGGGGCCAGGCCGGCCCTGCATACCAGCCCCAGGAGCGGCCCACGTAG
- the CCDC157 gene encoding coiled-coil domain-containing protein 157 isoform X2, with protein MAHLLGSQACMDSLRRDLTDLQGAIVDVFSRAGPVRFPSWKFPDRMACDLDMVALLEHYDHVPGDPEFTQLSHAVLLELVIDRLLLLLQSCASYLENLDLEQTVPPARAARPCMSVGLTVRRFWNSLLRLGMLIRQVAPQKRANQGETPTSKPTAKGEPARSPEFVTAKLIKPTSPMPGLPQTCQELDRLCVRISLPCPARMAENTRSVHSQTVETALVPCDACTSMQGSLREVGKMVISLCQSQNLSSSLGQFQHLVQGSMGLRPLPATTVGHWAAEQSKDLTRLSKHMGALTQLVGPLRAQLEEAKGQKDRLRKQVGELEQALQREQEAQRQQADEAEQRLAQWERDRQQLLAETSDLKTKVSTLEGELKQQRESTRAVETKAQELQEEAEHRAEAERQVQQLEEQVQLLAGRLDGASQQIRWASTELDKEKARVDSMVRHQESLQAKQRALLQQLDTLDQEREELRGSLDEAEAQRVHVEEQLQHVQSEREQGQCQLRAQQVRAGRVRGQGRHFPFSAGTSSQLSTCGPAPCLGSDGDGVSPGGWELVLSSEPPLPQELLQSLQREKQGLEQATADLQLTISELERELVELRERERLLVAFPDLHRPVEAQIQSSGNVTDDMEKQVQANDIRIRVLQEENGRLRSMLSKIREVAQQGGLKLIPQDQLWTPPSKGIHGAAPPAQAQRASPGPLGRRHSPCSRTASAGRTLPGQPQASPPQQPCGRPSKSSLEDVTHSTNCAQNPIRALARLRRRLSPSRGQAGPAYQPQERPT; from the exons ATGGCACACCTGCTGGGCAGCCAGGCCTGCATGGACAGCCTGCGCAGGGACCTTACTGACCTGCAGGGTGCCATCGTGGACGTGTTCTCGCGTGCCGGGCCCGTGCGCTTCCCCTCCTGGAAGTTCCCTGACCGCATGGCCTGTGACCTGGACATGGTGGCCCTGCTAGAGCACTACGACCACGTGCCGGGTGACCCCGAGTTCACGCAGCTGTCCCACGCTGTGCTGCTGGAGCTGGTCATTGACAG GCTCCTGCTGCTGCTTCAGAGCTGCGCGAGCTACTTGGAGAACCTTGACTTGGAGCAGACGGTGCCCCCCGCCAGGGCTGCCAGGCCCTGCATGTCTGTGGGGCTCACAGTGCGGCGCTTCTGGAACAGCCTGCTGAGGCTGGGCATGCTCATTCGGCAGGTGGCCCCCCAG AAAAGGGCAAACCAAGGGGAGACCCCCACCTCCAAGCCCACAGCCAAGGGCGAGCCAGCCAGGAGCCCTGAATTTGTGACTGCCAAGCTCATCAAGCCCACCTCCCCAATGCCAGGCTTGCCCCAGACCTGCCAAGAGCTGGACAGACTCTGTGTCCGCATCTCCCTGCCGTGTCCAGCCAGGATGGCCGAAAACACTAGGAGTGTCCACTCCCAGACTGTGGAGACAGCCCTGGTGCCCTGTGATGCGTGCACCAGCATGCAGGGCAGCCTGCGGGAGGTGGGCAAGATGGTCATCAGCCTGTGTCAGAGCCAGAACTTGTCCTCGTCCTTAGGCCAGTTCCAGCATCTGGTGCAGGGCAGCATGGGGCTCAGGCCGCTGCCGGCCACCACCGTGGGCCACTGGGCGGCCGAGCAGAGCAAAGACCTGACACGCCTCAGCAAACACATGGGGGCCCTCACTCAGCTTGTGGGGCCCCTCAGGGCCCAGCTGGAGGAGGCTAAGGGGCAGAAGGACAGACTGAGGAAGCAAGTAGGCGAGCTGGAGCAGGCCCTTCAGCGGGAGCAGGAGGCACAGCGGCAGCAGGCGGATGAGGCCGAGCAGCGCCTGGCCCAGTGGGAGCGCGACAGGCAGCAGCTGCTCGCAG AAACAAGTGACCTCAAGACAAAGGTGTCCACCCTGGAGGGGGAGCTGAAGCAGCAGCGGGAGTCCACGCGGGCCGTGG AGACGAAGGCCCAGGAGCTGCAAGAGGAGGCTGAGCACAGGGCGGAGGCTGAGAGGCAGGTGCAGCAGCTGGAAGAGCAGGTGCAGCTGCTGGCAGGGCGGCTGGACGGAGCCAGCCAGCAGATCCGCTGGGCCAGCACAGAGCTGGACAAGGAGAAGGCCCGTGTCGACAGCATGGTCCGCCAccaggag TCCCTGCAGGCCAAACAGCGAGCCCTGCTACAGCAGCTGGACACCCTGGACCAGGAGCGTGAGGAGCTGAGGGGCAGTTTGGACGAGGCCGAGGCCCAGCGGGTCCACGTGGAGGAGCAGCTGCAGCACGTGCAGAGCGAGAGGGAGCAGGGGCAGTGCCAGCTGCGGGCCCAGCAGGTGCGAGCGGGCAGGGTGAGGGGGCAGGGGCGGCACTTCCCTTTCTCTGCAGGAACCTCCAGCCAGCTAAGCACCTGCGGGCCTGCCCCGTGCCTGGGGAGTGATGGTGATGGGGTGTCcccagggggctgggagctggtccTCAGCTCTgagcctcccctgccccaggagCTGCTGCAGAGCCTGCAGCGAGAGAAGCAAGGCCTGGAGCAGGCAACAGCGGATCTGCAGCTGACCATCTCGGAGCTAGAACGCGAGCTCGTGGAGTTGAGGGAGCGGGAGAGGCTGCTGGTGGCCTTTCCGGACCTGCACAGGCCTGTGGAAGCCCAGATCCAAA GCTCTGGCAACGTCACGGACGACATGGAGAAGCAGGTGCAGGCCAACGACATCCGTATCCGGGTCCTACAGGAGGAGAACGGGCGGCTGCGATCCATGCTGTCTAAGATCCGGGAGGTGGCCCAGCAGGGGGGCCTCAAG CTGATCCCACAGGACCAGCTCTGGACCCCTCCCAGCAAGGGAATCCACGGAGCAgcgcccccagcccaggcccagaGAGCATCTCCAGG GCCCCTGGGCAGGCGGCACTCACCTTGCAGCAGGACGGCCAGTGCGGGCAGGACCCTGCCGGGCCAGCCCCAGGCCTCCCCGCCTCAGCAGCCCTGCGGTCGACCCAGCAAGTCCTCCCTGGAGGATGTGACCCACTCGACCAACTGTGCCCAGAACCCCATCCGGGCCTTGGCCAGGCTGAGAAGGAGACTGTCACCAAGCCGGGGCCAGGCCGGCCCTGCATACCAGCCCCAGGAGCGGCCCACGTAG